The proteins below are encoded in one region of Anoplopoma fimbria isolate UVic2021 breed Golden Eagle Sablefish chromosome 19, Afim_UVic_2022, whole genome shotgun sequence:
- the psme3ip1 gene encoding PSME3-interacting protein: MEGGGTAGVDLSRKFVSESELDEKRKKRQEEWEKVRKPDDPEEAPEEKYDPRSLFERLQEQKDKKQEEYDEQFKFRNMVRGLDEEESSFLDEVSRQQCLVEKQRRDEEKQELLEYRCHSALVKKAATESRREPEKKVAPKHSGPEQKTSHLSQAHLLAGAVKRRSSSQSSDSSKKQKVEISSTATTGNGDRHTEQEDVAGAAGGAKDQQTVPCLTVKTPSAPPSSGQGVLHLPSAAVCVGVLPGLWVYSGSSDSDSSSDSEV; this comes from the exons ATGGAAGGGGGAGGGACAGCAGGTGTCGACCTCAGCAGGAAGTTTGTGTCGGAATCTGAGCTTgatgagaagaggaagaagagacagGAGGAATGGGAGAAAGTCAGGAAACCTGACGACCCAGAGG AGGCCCCAGAGGAGAAGTACGACCCCCGTTCCCTCTTCGAGCGATTGCAGGAGCAGAAAGACAAGAAACAAGAGGAATATGACGAGCAATTTAAATTCA GGAACATGGTGAGAGGATTGGACGAGGAGGAGTCCAGCTTCCTGGACGAGGTCTCCCGGCAACAGTGCCTGGTGGAGAAGCAACGCAGAGATGAGGAGAAACAGGAACTGTTGGAATACAGA TGTCACAGCGCTCTAGTGAAGAAAGCAGCCACCGAAAGCCGCAGAGAGCCTGAAAAAAAGGTGGCACCTAAACATTCGGGGCCGGAGCAAAAGACCAGCCATCTGTCTCAGGCCCATTTATTGGCTGGCGCTGTCAAGAGACGCAG TTCCTCCCAGTCTTCAGACAGCAGTAAGAAACAGAAGGTGGAAATCTCATCAACAGCGACGACAGGAAAcggagacagacacacag AACAGGAGGATGTAGCAGGAGCAGCAGGCGGAGCTAAAGATCAACAAACGGTTCCCTGCTTGACGGTGAAGACCCCCTCGGCTCCGCCTAGTTCGGGGCAAGGCGTGTTACACCTGCCGTCAGCAGCCGTGTGCGTGGGCGTTTTACCAGGACTCTGGGTTTATTCCGGCAGCAGCGACTCTGACAGCAGCTCGGACAGCGAAG TTTAA